One window of Nicotiana tomentosiformis chromosome 11, ASM39032v3, whole genome shotgun sequence genomic DNA carries:
- the LOC138901323 gene encoding uncharacterized protein produces the protein MDLQAWATNFNPNEENPIVPVWVVIPELPWHLYYIEVLSVLLSPIGKVLHLDLASTQKTRGSVAKVKMQVDLTQDRTHHVCLGFDEDQYVNGTDNEKRGGRKKESSGRSSKKPNNNKCTNTSSIQNQQNQATEDQNKIQQLNQIRGMQDQSKQQIGRHNHTSLEQQSLTDNQYTDQRNPKQIQASKVQLKSQNSKKMFEGKHQSEQQPTAQKNNTDDNQPTKENIAKYQWQTQKKKNFREIAGNEETTAALELQQHQKYENRNGGGSSHITQENVQQQEKMTNNFANQNNLQQQPFLETGQCAATGTHTNVSDKNSPQQLVQQMLQSNVNAKNCSTENRGSATGSNTKQRDRDIHEQQIHQTMESI, from the exons ATGGACTTGCAAGCTTGGGCAACAAACTTCAATCCTAATGAGGAAAATCCTATAGTACCTGTCTGGGTAGTTATCCCTGAACTCCCATGGCATTTATACTATATAGAGGTACTATCAGTTCTGTTATCTCCTATTGGTAAGGTCTTGCACCTAGACCTTGCTTCTACGCAGAAAACTAGGGGGAGTGTCGCAAAAGTCAAAATGCAAGTGGACTTAACTCAGGATAGGACACATCATGTTTGTCTTGGCTTCGATGAAGATCAATATGTTAATGGGACGGACAATG AAAAGAGAGGTGGAAGAAAAAAGGAAAGCAGTGGAAGAAGCAGCAAAAAACCAAATAACAACAAGTGTACTAATACATCTAGCATCCAAAATCAGCAGAATCAGGCCACGGAGGATCAGAATAAGATCCAGCAGCTCAACCAAATTAGGGGGATGCAAGACCAAAGTAAGCAGCAAATAGGAAGACACAATCATACCTCCTTagaacaacaatcactcactgatAACCAATACACAGATCAAAGGAATCCTAAGCAAATCCAGGCATCAAAGGTGCAGCTTAAAAGCCAAAATTCAAAGAAGATGTTTGAGGGAAAACACCAAAGTGAACAACAACCAACAGCTCAAAAGAATAATACAGATGATAATCAACCTACAAAGGAAAACATCGCCAAATATCAATGGCAAactcaaaagaagaagaatttcagAG AAATTGCTGGAAATGAAGAAACAACAGCTGCTCTGGAATTACAGCAACATCAGAAATATGAGAATCGAAATGGAGGTGGTTCCTCTCACATAACTCAGGAGAATGTCCAGCAACAGGAAAAAATGACCAACAATTTTGCTAATCAAAATAACTTGCAACAACAACCATTTCTGGAAACAGGACAATGTGCTGCTACAGGTACCCACACAAATGTAAGTGACAAGAATAGTCCTCAACAGTTGGTCCAGCAGATGCTGCAATCCAATGTGAATGCCAAGAATTGTAGCACAGAAAATAGGGGGTCGGCAACTGGTTCCAATACAAAGCAAAGGGACAGAGATATACATGAACAACAGATACATCAAACAATGGAATCCATCTAG